A part of Thermocrinis albus DSM 14484 genomic DNA contains:
- the rnr gene encoding ribonuclease R has product MESRNLKEEDILKVLKDRPLHFEKIVSSLGLSKSERKQLKKILKKLKQEGKITVEKGKYKLMQETVVVGKVLAHPSGFGFLEVGQGQKDIYIPPFEMLRLFHGDVVRAKVVEYKGKKEIRVLKVLERSKKSLVCKIKKEDGVCYAQPLDENAFHRVLLPKDSCKSLEEDTVVVVDIKKYPTPTSPPQGKIREVLGHPQKGGGTFIIEVLIRKYDLPTQYPPEVLKEVEELELGVEKELGKRRDLRQQVCFTIDPERARDFDDAVAIERTPEGYYRLWVHIADVSYYVREGSAIDREAFRRGFTFYLPDRAIHMLPEKLSADLCSLKPNEDRLAFTCEMLFSPKGDLISYDIYESVIRSKARLTYDEALRLIVGDPALENKYPHLTEPLRTMEDLYRILSRRRWERGSIDFDLPETELLLSEQGEPIAINPYERHVAHRIIEHFMISANETVALHLQNAGYPCLYRVHERPDPKKVENLLEILAGLGYTVKKPSLEPKFFQKIIEDFEGRPEEHLVRFLTLRAMMRAHYSPHNVGHFGLASQHYTHFTSPIRRYADLVVHRLLKKALRGEPVDYERTVEYLEMVGEHLSRQEELADDVEREAVDKLKVRLMRAHLGEEFDGLITGVVSFGLFVELRDYLVEGLVSISTMDDDQYLYDEQAHRLVGVRTGKIFRLGDLVRVKIVGVDEERGKLNLVLVQKKS; this is encoded by the coding sequence ATGGAGAGCAGAAACCTAAAAGAAGAGGACATTCTAAAGGTCCTTAAGGACAGACCTCTTCACTTTGAGAAGATAGTAAGCTCTTTAGGTCTTTCTAAAAGTGAGAGGAAACAACTCAAGAAGATACTTAAAAAACTCAAACAGGAAGGCAAGATAACGGTGGAGAAGGGTAAGTATAAGCTGATGCAGGAAACCGTTGTGGTGGGTAAAGTGTTGGCTCACCCTTCTGGCTTCGGTTTTTTGGAGGTAGGTCAGGGTCAAAAGGACATATACATACCACCCTTTGAGATGCTGCGTCTCTTTCACGGTGATGTAGTCAGGGCAAAGGTGGTGGAGTACAAAGGAAAAAAGGAGATAAGGGTTTTAAAAGTCCTTGAGAGATCCAAAAAGTCCTTGGTGTGTAAGATAAAGAAGGAAGATGGTGTTTGCTATGCTCAGCCTCTGGACGAGAATGCCTTTCACCGTGTTCTCCTTCCTAAGGACAGTTGTAAGTCTCTTGAGGAGGACACGGTGGTGGTGGTGGACATAAAGAAGTACCCTACCCCCACATCTCCCCCTCAGGGGAAAATAAGGGAGGTCCTTGGGCATCCCCAGAAGGGAGGTGGTACCTTCATCATAGAGGTCCTCATCAGGAAGTACGATCTTCCTACTCAGTACCCACCGGAAGTGCTCAAAGAGGTAGAGGAGTTGGAGTTGGGTGTGGAAAAGGAGTTGGGAAAAAGGAGAGATCTAAGGCAGCAGGTGTGTTTTACCATAGATCCAGAGAGGGCAAGGGATTTTGACGACGCTGTAGCCATAGAGAGGACGCCTGAAGGTTACTACAGGCTATGGGTTCACATAGCGGATGTCTCTTACTACGTAAGAGAGGGTTCTGCTATAGACAGGGAAGCTTTCCGAAGAGGGTTCACCTTCTATCTTCCCGACAGAGCCATCCACATGCTTCCCGAAAAGCTATCAGCTGATCTGTGTAGTCTTAAACCTAACGAGGACAGACTGGCCTTCACCTGTGAGATGCTGTTTTCTCCGAAAGGAGATTTGATAAGTTATGACATTTACGAGAGCGTCATAAGAAGTAAGGCAAGGCTCACCTACGACGAGGCTCTGAGGCTCATAGTGGGAGATCCAGCCCTTGAGAACAAGTATCCTCATCTGACAGAACCTCTACGTACAATGGAGGATCTTTACCGTATCCTCTCAAGGAGAAGATGGGAGAGAGGAAGTATAGACTTTGATCTGCCTGAAACAGAACTTCTACTAAGTGAACAGGGAGAACCCATAGCCATTAACCCCTACGAGAGACACGTAGCTCACAGGATAATAGAACATTTCATGATAAGTGCCAACGAGACGGTGGCCCTTCACCTCCAGAACGCGGGATATCCGTGCCTCTACCGAGTTCACGAAAGACCCGATCCCAAAAAGGTGGAGAACCTCTTGGAGATACTGGCGGGTTTGGGCTACACGGTAAAGAAACCTTCCTTGGAACCTAAGTTCTTCCAGAAGATCATAGAGGACTTTGAGGGTAGACCTGAGGAGCATCTTGTGAGGTTTCTCACTTTAAGGGCTATGATGAGGGCTCATTACTCCCCCCATAACGTGGGCCACTTCGGTCTTGCCTCCCAACACTACACCCATTTCACATCTCCCATAAGAAGATACGCAGATCTGGTGGTTCACCGCCTTCTCAAGAAGGCTCTCAGAGGGGAGCCTGTGGACTACGAAAGAACGGTAGAGTATTTGGAGATGGTGGGAGAACATTTATCGCGACAGGAAGAGTTAGCTGATGATGTGGAGAGAGAAGCGGTGGACAAACTCAAAGTGAGGCTGATGAGGGCTCATCTGGGAGAGGAGTTTGATGGCCTCATCACCGGTGTTGTTTCCTTCGGACTCTTTGTGGAGCTGAGAGATTACCTGGTGGAAGGTTTGGTGAGTATAAGTACCATGGATGATGATCAGTATCTCTACGACGAGCAGGCACACCGCCTTGTGGGGGTACGTACCGGAAAGATCTTTAGGTTAGGTGATCTGGTTAGAGTTAAGATAGTAGGCGTGGACGAGGAGAGGGGTAAACTGAACTTGGTGTTGGTTCAGAAAAAGAGTTAA
- a CDS encoding peptidoglycan D,D-transpeptidase FtsI family protein yields MTFFLLLGFSVILFRAAYLQLIGRLDYVERIAEKFPKTVVVRIPVYRGSIKDRAGRDLALSYPTISIYAFPKVVRNKEDLARRLSAILNEKEDVLISKLNEDKKFVWLARNVDRSYKNYVREVIKDTGNSPAVGIEEGFTRVYPHGHLASNLMGFVGGDGRGLEGLEYALDSVLYSKPIKRIFVSASKGYTLALDTDDSPLNLKTSDVYTTLDLGIQGIAEDVRDQIVKDWNPRRVAILVMDVRTGDILALATYPYYDPNHYRDYPPQSRRNYAVTDLFEPGSVMKPFFIGTALDKGYIPYNYTLYAEMGKMEIFGRIVRDVHPYGTLTLDQVLIKSSNIGTIKVARFLSKKDVQELFRKLYFYDEFHVLPGEVRPRIPDLQYPANILYASIGQGIALNLLHLCAAFGVLATNQLVKPRILLTNDPPQILTSGVFSERTLRWLQKNLMRVVEEGTAKLARSQFFTIAGKTGTSQKFDFAIRRYSREKVVAYFVGYFPATNPLFVAGIMVDEPKGPNPYGGTAAAPYFKELVERVAFLKGLKPDKTGQ; encoded by the coding sequence GTGACCTTCTTTCTCCTCTTAGGTTTTTCTGTAATACTGTTCCGTGCCGCCTACCTTCAGTTGATAGGAAGGTTAGATTATGTGGAGAGGATAGCGGAGAAGTTTCCCAAAACGGTGGTAGTGCGCATACCTGTTTACAGGGGTAGTATAAAGGACAGAGCCGGTAGAGATCTCGCCCTCAGTTATCCCACTATATCCATATACGCCTTTCCAAAGGTTGTGCGCAACAAAGAGGACCTTGCCAGAAGACTCTCCGCCATACTCAACGAAAAGGAAGATGTTCTTATAAGTAAGCTCAATGAAGATAAGAAGTTTGTGTGGCTAGCAAGGAACGTAGACAGGAGCTACAAAAACTACGTGAGAGAAGTTATAAAGGACACAGGAAACAGCCCCGCCGTAGGTATAGAGGAAGGCTTTACGCGCGTCTACCCTCACGGACATCTTGCCAGTAACCTCATGGGGTTTGTAGGTGGGGATGGAAGAGGTCTTGAGGGTCTGGAGTATGCTTTAGACAGCGTACTGTACTCAAAGCCCATAAAGAGAATCTTTGTAAGCGCCTCAAAGGGTTACACCCTTGCTTTGGACACAGATGACTCTCCCTTAAATCTGAAGACCAGCGACGTTTACACCACCCTGGATCTTGGTATCCAAGGGATAGCGGAGGACGTAAGAGACCAAATAGTGAAAGATTGGAATCCCCGAAGGGTGGCCATATTGGTGATGGATGTGCGTACGGGTGATATATTGGCTCTGGCCACTTATCCTTACTATGATCCTAACCACTACAGAGATTATCCCCCTCAGAGCAGACGCAACTACGCAGTTACTGATCTTTTTGAACCAGGCTCCGTCATGAAGCCTTTCTTTATAGGGACAGCCCTGGACAAAGGTTATATACCCTACAACTATACCTTGTACGCGGAAATGGGTAAAATGGAGATATTTGGTCGTATCGTGAGAGACGTCCATCCTTACGGTACGTTAACACTGGATCAGGTCCTTATCAAGTCTTCCAACATAGGTACCATAAAGGTAGCCAGGTTCCTGTCTAAGAAGGATGTTCAGGAACTTTTCCGGAAGCTTTACTTCTACGACGAGTTTCATGTTCTACCTGGAGAGGTAAGACCCCGTATACCGGACCTTCAGTATCCTGCCAACATTCTGTATGCCAGCATAGGACAAGGTATTGCTCTAAACCTCTTACATCTATGTGCTGCCTTTGGTGTGCTGGCCACGAACCAGTTGGTTAAACCCAGAATCCTCCTGACAAACGACCCTCCCCAGATTCTTACATCAGGAGTTTTCTCCGAAAGGACATTAAGATGGTTACAGAAGAACCTTATGAGGGTTGTGGAAGAGGGTACGGCTAAGCTGGCAAGATCCCAGTTCTTCACCATAGCAGGTAAAACGGGAACATCCCAAAAGTTCGACTTTGCTATAAGAAGGTACTCTCGTGAGAAAGTGGTAGCCTACTTTGTGGGTTATTTCCCCGCTACGAATCCTCTCTTCGTGGCAGGAATAATGGTGGATGAACCCAAGGGACCAAACCCTTATGGAGGTACCGCAGCAGCCCCATACTTTAAGGAATTAGTGGAAAGGGTGGCCTTCTTGAAAGGTCTAAAACCCGATAAGACTGGCCAGTGA
- the carA gene encoding glutamine-hydrolyzing carbamoyl-phosphate synthase small subunit: MKRAILALEDGTYFVGYSFGAEGETTGEVVFNTSMTGYQEVLTDPSYRGQIVVMTYTQMGNYGINDEDLESDRVQVNGFVVKELSGVYSNWRAKKSLDQYLKEHGVVGIWGIDTRALVKRIRERGTVKGVISSVDLDPKSLVQKAKSSKDISELNLVEEVACKETYVWREGDWSLGKGYSQVDTEGPLIAVVDFGVKRNILRRLVSEGARVVVIPPYDTIKRVRELNPDGVLLSNGPGDPQRVVEGIRLVRTFLGEIPIMGICLGHQIIGLALGGRTYKLKFGHHGSNHPVKDLRTGRIEITAQNHNFAVDPDSLKDVEITHINLLDGTLEGFRHTKAPVYCVQYHPEASPGPHDSYSIFKEFVDMARRYVTR; encoded by the coding sequence ATGAAGAGAGCTATACTGGCGTTGGAGGATGGAACTTACTTCGTAGGATACTCCTTCGGTGCGGAAGGAGAAACCACGGGGGAGGTGGTTTTCAACACCTCTATGACGGGTTATCAGGAGGTGCTAACGGATCCCTCCTACCGTGGTCAGATAGTGGTGATGACCTACACCCAGATGGGTAACTACGGTATCAACGATGAAGATTTAGAGTCCGACAGGGTTCAGGTCAACGGTTTTGTGGTGAAGGAACTTTCGGGAGTATACTCCAACTGGAGGGCCAAAAAGAGCCTGGACCAGTATCTGAAGGAACACGGCGTGGTAGGTATATGGGGAATAGATACACGTGCCCTTGTTAAGAGGATAAGGGAGAGGGGAACTGTTAAGGGGGTGATCTCCAGCGTGGATCTGGATCCTAAGAGCCTGGTTCAGAAAGCTAAGTCCTCTAAGGACATATCGGAGCTCAATCTGGTGGAGGAGGTGGCATGCAAGGAAACCTATGTCTGGCGGGAGGGAGACTGGAGTTTAGGAAAAGGCTACAGTCAGGTAGACACAGAGGGACCCCTCATCGCGGTAGTGGATTTTGGTGTTAAGAGAAACATCTTGAGGAGACTCGTGTCAGAAGGTGCCCGTGTGGTGGTAATACCTCCCTATGACACCATCAAAAGGGTGAGAGAACTCAATCCTGACGGTGTGCTGCTCTCCAACGGTCCCGGAGATCCCCAGAGGGTGGTGGAAGGCATAAGGTTGGTGAGGACTTTTTTAGGTGAGATACCTATAATGGGTATATGTTTGGGACATCAGATCATAGGTCTAGCATTGGGTGGAAGGACCTACAAGCTTAAGTTTGGACATCACGGCAGTAACCATCCTGTCAAGGATCTGAGAACAGGCCGTATAGAGATAACCGCCCAGAATCATAACTTTGCCGTTGATCCCGACAGTTTGAAGGATGTGGAGATAACCCACATCAACCTCCTGGATGGCACGTTGGAAGGTTTCCGACACACAAAGGCTCCCGTCTACTGTGTTCAGTACCACCCCGAAGCTTCTCCGGGCCCCCATGACTCTTACAGTATCTTTAAAGAGTTCGTAGACATGGCCCGTCGTTATGTCACCCGCTAA